One Azoarcus sp. DN11 DNA segment encodes these proteins:
- the sdhA gene encoding succinate dehydrogenase flavoprotein subunit: MTVAKRTFDAVIVGAGGAGLRAALQLSEAGLKTAVLTKVFPTRSHTVAAQGGVAASLGNSTEDNWHWHMYDTVKGSDWLGDQDAIEFMCRKANEVVVELEHYGMPFDRTDNGKIYQRPFGGHSQNYGKSPVSRSCAAADRTGHAMLHALYQRNVRANTQFFVEWMALDLIRNADGDVLGVTALEMETGEVSIFHAKATIFATGGAGRIFHSSTNAFINTGDGLGMAARAGVPLEDMEFWQFHPTGVFGAGVLITEGVRGEGGILRNGSGERFMERYAPNLKDLASRDVVSRSMVTEINEGRGCGPDKDHVLLDITHLSPETIMKRLPGIREISIQFAGVDPIKAPIPVVPTAHYQMGGIPTNYKGQVVAPKNGNPNAPVTGFYAAGECACASVHGANRLGTNSLLDLLVFGKSAGESVVEDLSSGNLSLKPLPADAADVSLARLARLEGQTNGESVFDVGLEMRRTMQKHAGVFRFDKLLKEGAAAILDVAERSKRTEIKDKSKVWNTARTEALELDNLIEVAKATMVSAEARKESRGAHVRDDAPDTAEFPNGRNDNEWLKHTLWFRDGNRLEYKPVTMQPLSQDVDPIALAKRTY, translated from the coding sequence GTGACTGTCGCTAAGCGTACTTTTGACGCAGTTATCGTTGGCGCCGGCGGTGCCGGCCTGCGTGCGGCCCTGCAACTTTCCGAAGCCGGCCTGAAGACGGCCGTGCTGACCAAGGTCTTCCCGACCCGTTCGCACACCGTGGCAGCCCAGGGTGGCGTCGCGGCGTCGCTCGGGAACTCCACCGAGGACAACTGGCACTGGCACATGTACGACACCGTCAAGGGGTCGGACTGGCTGGGCGACCAGGATGCCATCGAATTCATGTGCCGCAAGGCGAACGAGGTTGTCGTCGAGCTCGAGCATTACGGCATGCCGTTCGACCGCACCGACAACGGCAAGATCTATCAGCGTCCGTTCGGCGGCCACTCGCAGAACTACGGCAAGTCGCCGGTTTCGCGCTCCTGTGCCGCGGCCGACCGCACGGGCCACGCGATGCTGCATGCGCTGTATCAGCGCAACGTCCGCGCCAATACGCAGTTCTTCGTGGAGTGGATGGCGCTCGACCTGATCCGCAACGCGGACGGCGACGTCCTGGGCGTGACCGCGCTGGAAATGGAAACGGGCGAAGTCTCGATCTTCCATGCCAAGGCGACGATCTTCGCGACCGGTGGTGCGGGCCGCATCTTCCACAGCTCGACGAACGCGTTCATCAATACCGGCGACGGTCTGGGGATGGCGGCGCGCGCCGGCGTTCCGCTCGAGGACATGGAATTCTGGCAATTCCACCCGACCGGTGTGTTCGGCGCGGGAGTGCTGATCACCGAAGGCGTGCGCGGTGAAGGCGGAATCCTGCGCAACGGGTCCGGCGAGCGCTTCATGGAGCGTTATGCGCCGAACCTGAAGGACCTCGCGTCGCGCGACGTCGTTTCGCGTTCGATGGTCACCGAGATCAACGAGGGCCGCGGCTGCGGACCCGACAAGGATCACGTGCTGCTGGACATCACGCACCTGTCGCCCGAAACGATCATGAAGCGCCTGCCCGGCATTCGCGAAATCTCGATCCAGTTTGCCGGCGTGGACCCGATCAAGGCGCCCATCCCGGTCGTGCCGACGGCGCATTACCAGATGGGTGGCATCCCGACCAACTACAAGGGCCAGGTCGTCGCGCCGAAGAACGGCAACCCGAACGCCCCGGTCACCGGCTTCTACGCGGCGGGCGAATGTGCCTGCGCATCGGTGCACGGCGCCAACCGTCTCGGCACCAACTCGCTGCTCGACCTGCTGGTGTTCGGTAAATCGGCCGGCGAGTCGGTCGTCGAGGATCTGAGCAGTGGCAACCTCAGCCTCAAGCCGCTGCCGGCCGACGCCGCCGATGTCTCGCTCGCGCGTCTGGCGCGCCTCGAGGGGCAGACCAATGGCGAAAGCGTGTTCGATGTGGGCCTCGAAATGCGTCGCACGATGCAGAAGCACGCGGGCGTGTTCCGTTTCGACAAGCTGCTGAAGGAAGGCGCCGCCGCCATCCTCGACGTGGCCGAACGCTCGAAGCGCACCGAGATCAAGGACAAGTCGAAGGTCTGGAATACTGCACGCACCGAAGCGCTCGAACTCGACAACCTGATCGAAGTCGCGAAGGCGACCATGGTGTCGGCCGAGGCGCGGAAGGAATCCCGCGGCGCCCACGTGCGCGACGACGCCCCGGATACGGCGGAATTCCCCAACGGCCGCAATGACAATGAATGGCTCAAGCACACCTTGTGGTTCAGAGACGGAAACCGGCTCGAATACAAGCCGGTGACGATGCAGCCGTTGTCGCAGGATGTGGACCCGATTGCGCTCGCAAAGCGCACCTATTGA